The genomic region CGCTCTCGCATCGTGGCCCACGCGACGCCGTGCTCCGCCGCGAGCTCCTTGATCGTCGTCCCCTCGTAGAAGTGCTCGTGGAGTAGCGAGCCGTCATGATGGCTCAGCCGCTCGAATACCCTGGATGCGTCGACCCTCGCCTCGAAGTGCTCGACGTGCGCGCCTGTGGCCTCGATTGCGCGCACGATCTCCTCGGTAGGCGCGGCGACTTCCCGCGAACGGGACGCTTCATTGCGGTTCGTCAGGGCCGCATATTTCGCGACGGTGTTCAGCCATGCGCCGTACGCTTCTTCATCTTCTGGATCGGGTCGTTCTGCTTTGGGCTTGCGACACGCGAGCAGGAATGCATTATGGACGACGTCCATCACATGCACCGAATCGACCCCAACCGAACGAACGACTGCGGCCATTGCGTCCCGGTACCGGAGCGTGGCCTCCCTGGAGATACCGAGCTCATTCGAGCAGTCGTCGATGACGCGTGTCATGCCGGCGACCTCTCCGTCGATGCCCGGCACCGAGGGCCGCCTCTGCGCGCGTTCACGGGTCCCATGAAAACAAAGGGCACAACTCCCCCTCCATCACGGGACAAATCGACCGACTCCTCCACATTTCTCGTCGAGGGGGCCGCGGAGTGAGGCTGCACA from Polyangium spumosum harbors:
- a CDS encoding sigma-70 family RNA polymerase sigma factor; its protein translation is MPGIDGEVAGMTRVIDDCSNELGISREATLRYRDAMAAVVRSVGVDSVHVMDVVHNAFLLACRKPKAERPDPEDEEAYGAWLNTVAKYAALTNRNEASRSREVAAPTEEIVRAIEATGAHVEHFEARVDASRVFERLSHHDGSLLHEHFYEGTTIKELAAEHGVAWATMRERMDNVLERARITVDEAAARSRRRRRRIAAIPLALLGLVAREARAQVGSFWARLLGSLTRTPAHFIASLGTAAAIFMATPHVGSCAGDTVATRGHSAEGRVSCELGRHSGLVRSRPKSPTPAEASPKTTSPRRTSIDPQTEPGRRYEERSPAPWYIANALRDAEATK